The Triticum aestivum cultivar Chinese Spring chromosome 7B, IWGSC CS RefSeq v2.1, whole genome shotgun sequence genome window below encodes:
- the LOC123161696 gene encoding uncharacterized protein produces the protein MRPAWVMTDAGLEQRVHGERAGSGSASPSDGARGRLDPFRYTARQDGLWRQHMHAPFEVLLPIRSLIESLISHYYQSMRGLLVSVTIGPVQDEFEHILLGFLPFSRCICQYPMANRQVLISTFQPRCDYIIGGCRIQWPYSYCFLQILYFPRTCLW, from the exons ATGCGACCGGCCTGGGTGATGACCGATGCCGGGCTAGAGCAACGGGTCCATGGCGAGCGCGCTGGTTCAGGAAGCGCCTCGCCGAGCGATGGGGCACGGGGTCGGCTCGATCCGTTCCGTTACACAGCACGGCAGGATGGTCTGTGGCGGCAACACATGCATGCGCCCTTTGAAGTTCTATTGCCAATCCGAAGTTTGATTGAGAGTTTAATCAGCCATTACTACCAGTCAATGCGCGGACTGCTGGTTTCAGTTACAATTG GTCCTGTACAAGACGAATTCGAGCACATACTGTTGGGTTTCTTACCTTTCTCCAGATGTATTTGTCAGTATCCAATGGCTAACAGACAG GTTTTAATATCGACCTTCCAGCCGAGATGTGATTATATTATCGGAGGGTGTCGAATTCAGTGGCCATATTCTTATTGCTTCCTTCAGatcttgtattttccaagaacctGCCTGTGGTGA